In Gossypium arboreum isolate Shixiya-1 chromosome 5, ASM2569848v2, whole genome shotgun sequence, a single genomic region encodes these proteins:
- the LOC108453429 gene encoding fruit protein pKIWI502 encodes MAHFMKRHLISFCPTLAPPPSLLPATVTFFYSLSQVTTETMTVIIPSLPHAHLSAPPLPMSILRRLPFHSLTPCHYRPRRRFSTLAAVRQDTTVWTPTPISSIETAAESLFHISIDVSSSPDLAASHTLPGQYLQLRLLDVEKPSFLAIASPPSLAASSGAFEFLVKSVAGSTAELLCGLKKGDVVELSQAMGNGFNIDKIDPPEDYPTVLIFATGSGISPIRSLIESGFGADKRSDVRLYYGARNLRRMAYQDRFKEWESSGVKVVPVLSQPDDSWTGESGYVQAAFSRAKQIHSPKGTGAVLCGQRQMTEEVTSILVADGVSSEKILKNF; translated from the exons ATGGCTCATTTTATGAAACGCCACCTCATCAGCTTCTGCCCAACTTTGGCGCCGCCTCCCTCTCTACTCCCCGCCACCGTAACCTTCTTTTATTCTCTTTCACAAGTCACCACCGAGACCATGACCGTCATTATACCTTCTCTCCCACATGCGCACCTTAGCGCTCCTCCCCTCCCCATGTCTATCCTGCGCCGACTCCCCTTCCACTCCTTAACCCCCTGCCATTACCGCCCTCGCCGTCGATTCTCTACACTTGCCGCAGTTCGGCAAGATACCACCGTCTGGACCCCAACACCGATCTCATCAATCGAGACAGCCGCCGAGTCCCTCTTCCACATCAGCATCGACGTGTCAAGCTCTCCGGACCTCGCGGCCTCACATACCTTACCGGGACAGTACCTCCAGCTGCGGCTCCTTGATGTAGAGAAACCTTCTTTCCTGGCCATAGCTTCTCCGCCGTCACTGGCGGCCTCAAGCGGAGCGTTCGAGTTTTTGGTGAAGAGCGTGGCGGGTTCGACGGCTGAGCTTTTGTGTGGGTTAAAGAAGGGGGATGTGGTTGAGCTTAGTCAAGCGATGGGAAACGGCTTTAATATTGATAAGATCGATCCGCCCGAGGATTATCCAACGGTTTTGATTTTCGCTACTGGGTCAGGAATCAG TCCAATTCGATCTCTCATTGAGTCAGGATTTGGTGCTGATAAGAGGTCAGATGTGAGGCTTTATTATGGGGCTAGAAACCTCAGGAGAATGGCTTATCAG GATAGGTTTAAAGAGTGGGAATCTTCTGGTGTCAAGGTCGTGCCAGTGTTATCACAGCCAGATGATAGTTGGACTGGTGAAAGTGGCTATGTACAG GCTGCCTTTTCTAGGGCCAAGCAAATTCATAGCCCTAAGGGCACTGGTGCAGTTCTTTGTGGACAAAGACAAATGACTGAG GAAGTGACTTCAATACTTGTAGCAGATGGAGTTTCGAGTGAGAAGATCCTAAAGAACTTTTGA
- the LOC108453723 gene encoding CAX-interacting protein 4, whose translation MDCKKFIQLVEEKKKRALEKKEAPLKWEQKLEAAAKARADAEAKERSSKKAKHKRCVFDTDSESDSTDGEIKRRRRIHKKHKKNAHCDSGDHERKKDKKSKKKSKRHSPGSSDDSSNYYGSSSEEERRKKRSCRRWKHHDFKSDSESLVSSDDDDNEIVKRNHRLRRRSVSGTSDTSDENDCRIRKRSHTRHHKRRQQPGSSGSESSSDEAVHVPRRQSHSNHNKHHQRSNSVVSGTLDSDDERPYQRGRSLGNSSDDNHESRNNRSGQRHHHYHYDHHHHHHLHRHQPHSEAKNHLSGNSVEPNGKHREDHL comes from the coding sequence ATGGACTGCAAGAAGTTCATCCAATTGGTTGAGGAGAAGAAGAAGCGAGCTTTGGAGAAGAAAGAAGCCCCTTTAAAATGGGAGCAGAAGCTAGAAGCTGCTGCAAAGGCGAGGGCAGATGCTGAGGCCAAAGAAAGGAGTTCAAAGAAGGCTAAGCACAAAAGGTGTGTCTTTGATACTGACAGTGAGAGTGACAGTACTGACGGGGAAATAAAAAGGAGAAGAAGAATCCATAAAAAGCATAAGAAGAATGCCCACTGTGATTCTGGTGACCATGAGAGGAAAAAGGACAAGAAGTCAAAGAAGAAGTCGAAGAGACATTCCCCAGGTTCCAGTGATGATAGCAGCAATTACTACGGAAGTAGTTCTGAGGAAGAGAGGAGGAAAAAGCGAAGCTGCCGAAGATGGAAGCATCATGATTTTAAATCAGATTCGGAATCTCTTGTTTCCTCAGATGATGATGACAATGAGATAGTCAAAAGAAACCACAGACTCCGTCGGCGTTCAGTGTCTGGTACTTCAGACACAAGTGATGAGAATGATTGTAGAATTCGAAAGAGAAGCCACACAAGACACCACAAACGCCGTCAGCAACCAGGGTCAAGTGGTTCAGAGTCTTCAAGTGATGAAGCTGTTCATGTACCCAGAAGGCAAAGCCATTCAAACCACAATAAGCATCATCAACGATCAAACAGTGTTGTCTCTGGTACACTAGATTCCGATGATGAGAGACCTTATCAAAGGGGCCGGTCATTAGGTAACTCATCAGATGATAATCATGAGTCAAGGAACAATAGAAGTGGTCAGCGTCACCATCATTATCATTATGatcatcatcatcaccatcaCCTTCACAGACATCAACCACATTCTGAAGCAAAGAATCATCTATCTGGGAATTCAGTTGAACCTAATGGAAAGCATCGTGAAGATCACCTTTAG
- the LOC108452316 gene encoding uncharacterized protein LOC108452316 isoform X1 yields MNNNNNNNTPFWPTWRPANAYRGYPSYPVSYDSNTVQPIFRHSFSFQPTTDPVRGSRDDPWRLLGLESPFGISGFSDYQPATTPVEIAWVDTFPARAVNPRFSGPLPRTPTRQESLRSNEDEQNDVVRKLKKEIYNPIPKQMTKRLNSYYRGKKQGNEKKMEIDEDGKRCAVCLEDFEAREQVMVTPCEHMFHEHCILPWVKSHGQCPVCRFVLSERIKRTNSNVQNVPGNDLFQGEMMAIIRAMEEAFLWGNSL; encoded by the exons atgaacaacaacaacaacaacaacacacCGTTTTGGCCGACATGGCGCCCTGCAAATGCCTACCGAGGCTACCCTTCTTACCCCGTCAGCTATGATTCTAACACCGTCCAACCCATTTTTCGTCACTCCTTTTCCTTTCAACCCACCACT GACCCTGTTAGAGGTTCGAGGGATGATCCATGGCGATTGCTAGGCCTAGAATCACCCTTTGGCATTTCAGG TTTCTCAGATTATCAACCTGCTACTACTCCGGTAGAAATTGCATGGGTAGACACATTTCCAGCAAGAGCGGTTAACCCGAGATTTTCAGGGCCCCTTCCAAGGACCCCAACTCGACAAGAGAGTTTGAGATCGAACGAAGACGAGCAAAATGATGTTGTAAGAAAGCTGAAGAAAGAAATTTATAATCCAATCCCCAAGCAGATGACAAAGAGATTGAATTCGTACTATAGAGGTAAAAAACAGGGCAATGAGAAGAAAATGGAGATAGATGAAGATGGGAAAAGATGTGCAGTTTGCTTGGAAGATTTCGAGGCTAGAGAGCAAGTGATGGTCACTCCATGCGAGCATATGTTCCACGAGCATTGTATCCTCCCATGGGTGAAGAGTCACGGACAATGTCCAGTGTGCAGATTCGTGCTTAGCGAGCGGATTAAACGAACCAATAGCAATGTCCAGAATGTACCTGGAAACGACTTGTTTCAAGGAGAGATGATGGCAATCATAAGAGCTATGGAGGAGGCATTCTTATGGGGCAATTCCCTTTGA
- the LOC108452316 gene encoding uncharacterized protein LOC108452316 isoform X2 — MPTEATLLTPSAMILTPSNPFFVTPFPFNPPLFSDYQPATTPVEIAWVDTFPARAVNPRFSGPLPRTPTRQESLRSNEDEQNDVVRKLKKEIYNPIPKQMTKRLNSYYRGKKQGNEKKMEIDEDGKRCAVCLEDFEAREQVMVTPCEHMFHEHCILPWVKSHGQCPVCRFVLSERIKRTNSNVQNVPGNDLFQGEMMAIIRAMEEAFLWGNSL, encoded by the exons ATGCCTACCGAGGCTACCCTTCTTACCCCGTCAGCTATGATTCTAACACCGTCCAACCCATTTTTCGTCACTCCTTTTCCTTTCAACCCACCACT TTTCTCAGATTATCAACCTGCTACTACTCCGGTAGAAATTGCATGGGTAGACACATTTCCAGCAAGAGCGGTTAACCCGAGATTTTCAGGGCCCCTTCCAAGGACCCCAACTCGACAAGAGAGTTTGAGATCGAACGAAGACGAGCAAAATGATGTTGTAAGAAAGCTGAAGAAAGAAATTTATAATCCAATCCCCAAGCAGATGACAAAGAGATTGAATTCGTACTATAGAGGTAAAAAACAGGGCAATGAGAAGAAAATGGAGATAGATGAAGATGGGAAAAGATGTGCAGTTTGCTTGGAAGATTTCGAGGCTAGAGAGCAAGTGATGGTCACTCCATGCGAGCATATGTTCCACGAGCATTGTATCCTCCCATGGGTGAAGAGTCACGGACAATGTCCAGTGTGCAGATTCGTGCTTAGCGAGCGGATTAAACGAACCAATAGCAATGTCCAGAATGTACCTGGAAACGACTTGTTTCAAGGAGAGATGATGGCAATCATAAGAGCTATGGAGGAGGCATTCTTATGGGGCAATTCCCTTTGA